TATGAGACGTGCTCCGAAGTAGTGGCCAGTCAAACCTGCAAAGACAAAATAACAGCCATGCAATCCAAGTATGACGACTGTTATACCGTTTACGAGCGGTGCGCAGCAAGCCTCAATGAGATCATTGCAGATTCACACGCACAACAGTCTGTTCAGTCCTCCAATCTGACGCCGTCTCAGGGCGGATGTCGCTTACCTCCAGTCGAGTGCGAAGTTTTCAATGGTGACTATGTTCAATGGCCCACATTTCGGGACCTTTTCTCCGCCATCTATATACGCAATCCTCGGCTTTCAGAAGTCGAAAAACTGTTCCATCTCAATGCAAAGACGAGCGGCGAGGCCAAATGCATTGTGGCCTTATCTCCGTTGACCAATGATGGTTTTGAGTCAGCGTGGATAAACTTGCAGAATCGGTTCGAGAACAAGAGGATGCTAGTCAATAGCCTATTAAAGATCTTGTTTAATTTGCCTTCTGTTGCCCAGGAATGCGGAAAATCCTTGAAGCATTTAGAGAGCACAATCCAAGGTTGTTTAACGGCCCTGCAATTAGCAAGAGTCGAGACCACGAATTGGAATTGCCTGCTTGTTTTCCTGTGCTCGTCCAAGTTGCCAAAACTAACTTTGGCTCTTTGGGAACAGTCCCTGCTAAGTAAGTCAGAGATTCCACTCTGGGCTGAATTCCAGGCCTTCTTAAAGGATCGTCATCGAACGCTTGAGGCGATTGAAGAGTTCAAGCCGAACGCGAGCGTTCAATCCAGGGCACTGAGGGCTGACAATAGCTCGCGGTCAATCCAGACCTTTGAGAACAGAGTTACGGTAAACCCGCAATCCTGTAAACTCTGCGCACAGGAGAACCATCCAATCCGAGGATGTCCTCTATTCTTACGCATGTCAGTCGCAGATCGAGAGAAACATGTAAAACAGCAGAAGTTGTGCTTAAACTGTTTCGTTGCCGTTAACACGCAAGGGGTCCTACTGAGTACGGCATTGATAGAagtttgccatttgggcatAAAATACTCAGCACGGGCACTCATTGACTCAGGTTCCGAGGCAACCTTCATCTCAGAACGGTTGTTCAACCTGATTAAGTTGCCGTATGAGTCCATCCAGGCTCAAGTTTCGGGGGTCAACCTTTCCGTTGCCGCTCAGCCTCGTAAGAGGTGTCAACTCAACATAGGTTCTCCCGTCAAGCCCCATATCCAGATTGAAACCTGTGCATACGTGTTACCCCAGCTAGCTGGTAATCTCCCATCCTACACTATACCAGAGGATTCATTAAAGGGTCTTCCACCTCTGCAACTAGCAGATCCAGATTTCTACCGGAGCTCGCCGATTGACGTGCTTATTGGTGCCGATATCCTGCCATCAATCATTCTCAGAGGCTCCCATTCCAATATTTGTGGAACACTCCTTGGTCAAGAGACCATATTCGGGTGGACTCTTTGCGGTCCCATTGCAACGAGTCCCATAAGCAGAATCTGTTCTTTTTCAGCCCGATTAGCAGTGACCGAGTCCAAACCAGACAGCATCCTCACCAAATTTggggaggtggaggatgtTCCAGTGAAGTTAGTAAAGGAATCCACCTCGGTTTGCGAGGAGAACTTTATCCGATCCACCAAAAGAAGTGAGGATGGAAGATGTGTTGTTTCGTTGCCCTTTAAAGAGCCGGACAATATTAAGCTGGGACATTCCAGACCCATCGCACTAGCTCAGTACCTCCGAAACGAAATGCGATTGAGTAAAATCCTTCCAGTGAAGAAGCAGTGCGACTCAGTCAGTCAAAAGTATTCAGATTTAGGTCATTTGCACCAAGTCTCTCCAAACGACTCCAGCAGTTTTCATCACGCTGTCTTTAAACCAGATAGCACCACGACGAAGGTTCGCGTCGTGTTCAACGCTTCCAATCCCTCATCAAACGGGAACAGCCTCGAtgatatccttcatgcggggcCTGTACTACACTCCGATCTGACTAGTCAGATTCTAAAAtgggtttttttaaactatgtgTTTAGGGCGGACATCACCAAGATGTACCGGCAAATTCGGGCAGTCACCTTCGGCGTAAACTGTGCGCCTTCCTGGCCATCAAAGTGTTACAGCAGTTGGCTCAGGACATCCGAGGCCAATATCCTTTGGCCAGCGACATCATCTCGAACTCTACGTACATCGACGATGTGCTCGCAGGGGCTCATACTCAGCAGTCGGCGATAACTGCCTACTCCAAACGAGAGGTCGTATCTCAGATAGCCAAGCTCTTCGACCCGGGCTGGGATCAACCACTCCCCACCGACCTCGTAACCCAGTGGCAAGAGTTCGTAAAAGGGTATCCAATCCTGAGGGAAATTCGTAGTCCGACATGGGTGCGTTTCCATCCTGCAGCCAAATTGCAGTACCAGGACGCGTATGGGGCTGCCATTTTCATCCGAGTCGAAACGACTGATGGCGGTTGTACCCATCGGCTGACATCCAAAGCCAGAGTTCCTCTAGTCAGGTCCATATCCATACCCCGCCTGGAGCGGTTTTCTACCTTCGACAGCCACAACACGGGGCGTCATCCGACGACAAGCTGCGAAAATTATTCGCCTCCCAATGGACGGCCCATTGACCATAGTGACTCCTCAATAGATTAGTCCTTCCAATTGACATTTACTAGTCCTAAGTTGTGTCATCCAACGTCGTCGTTCCGTCCACGTGTCTTGTTCATCCTCATCCATAACacttcattttcatatttatccaTCTCTCTGTTTTAACGTAGATCCGTGTACAATGGCTCCAACGACCCACCAAAATCCTCGTCGCTCATCCGGGAGCAATATATACAGATGTCGAGTCTGCAGGAGAGTCCACGCTCTGAGGGTAGGCCAACGGTTTCTCCAACTGCCGGCTGTGAAGCGGCTCCGCGCGGTACTAATAAACCAGTACTGCGCGAACAGTCTGGCAAGGAGGCTCATCACACGCTGCTGCACCTCCACACTGGGCAGCCTCGCTCTTCGCGGCCCCGACAAAGGCGCAACCCACCCTCGGATTCTCGGCCTCAgcggcagccacagcagcgccagcaggcgCCTGTATCCGGAACCCGCCGGCCCGCCACGCCAATGGATATGTCTCCATCCCGCAGCCGGTCGTGCACGCCTATCCTGGCGCGCACGAGGGTTAGCATCCTCTCCGGACGGTGTTCCCTTTCGTAGATCGCACGTATTggagggggggagaatgttcatgCTGAACAAGGGGCAATATCGCCAGGGGAGCATCACTGTGTACTGTCGCATATTAGTTGTACTTCTCTTTTTTACGAGCactctgaaaataaattccaaagaagacggatcgtttgtcctcctcatcatcacATTAAAACTCTGCCTGCTCTATTGGGAATCTGGAATTGTACTTGCCACGGCCCCCGACAGCTtcaaccaggtttcggtaaacacaatcacctgggatgcaaacgaaaagctatcagaatataatttagagagcttgctgcgtaagcctctagtattctgataggaaagtaggagatCGTAGACTTCGTAACGTCTTTGGCAACGGAAAGTTAGTAATGGCGGCCACCTTTTCAGGGTCGGTGCGTATCCCACCATCGCCGATTATATGTCCCAGATATCGCACCCGAAGCATGCAGAAATGACTTTTGCCAATGTTGATCGTCAAACCTGCACGCCTTATCTGCAGAGCGATCTCTCTGAGAACTTCAAGATGCCTCTCAAAGCTGGCAGAAACTACCAATAAATCGTCGAGGTAAATAAACACCTCGATTCTGAGATGAGCTGGCACAACCTTGTCCATTAAACGGGACATTGTACTTGTGGCGTTGCACAGCCCAAAAGGCATAACCTTAAACTGGTAGAGCGGTCTACCAGAAACAGTGGAAGCCGTTTTGTCTCGCGATGAAACCTCTAAAGGAACCTGCCAATAGGCATCCTTAAGGTCAAGGCTGGATATGAATTCCGCCTTAGGCAAACGACTTAAAATTCCCGCTATCTGAGGAAGAGGGTATGCATCCTTTTCCGTGAAGCTGTTTACCTTCCGGCAATCTAGACAGATCCTAATTTTTCCGGGTTTCGTCACCATCACGATGGGAGAAGACCACGAACTTTCAGACTCCTCTATCACACCCAATTGTATCATTCTATCTATCTCGGCATACATGGCCTTTTCTATTGCGGGTGAGACAGGAAAGTGTCGTTGTTTTATCGGCTTGGCCGTTCCAACATCGATTGAGTGCATTATCAAGTTGGTCTTGCCGAGACCTTCTTGAGCGAAAGACGGAAAACAGTTAATGACATTCATTAACTTGGCTTTGTCAAACTCGGACAATTTATGCTGGTCAGCATTAACCTTACGGTCGGGATCAAATTCTAGTGAGGATACATTTAGGCATTTGGGAAGCAGATCATAAAGTTTCCAGAAATCTATgcctaagtacaaattctgcttCAGTGAAGGCActacatacatttttaaagacCTTTTGATATTGTTGTATTCTACTTCCACTTTCAAATGACCAACTATCTGCTGAGATGTTCCATCAGCAGTTGTAGCGCTGCCTTTAATGGTCTTAAATTCTTTGCTGTCAATTATGTCACTGGCTAGGTTTCCACCGACACAACTAATCGATGCGCCAGAGTCTAATAATCCGTAAACGGTACGATCGAACATGCGAATCGATAAAAAGGGGCGAGGATCTTTTGGTCCTGCGGGTAGAGAATTAATATATTCCAGTCCGGCTTTACACGCCTTAACCTCTTGCCAAAATGATTTGATTCGGACGGAACTTCGCGTTTTCCGCTTTTCTAATTCTTGTTCATTGTTTATTTCCGGGATATTAATTTTTCCTAATATTGGAATTTTGCTATGAAGCAAAGGACAGTCTGGGGATGTTTGTACGTCAGGGAAAAAAATTGGTGCAACTACAGCTGCGTGCTCTATGGATCGGTCATCGTTGCTTGATTCCGAACGCCACTGAAGGCCTTCTGTTTGTATGGCGGCATCGATCCGCCCGCTCTGGAGTTTTTTGA
This sequence is a window from Drosophila kikkawai strain 14028-0561.14 unplaced genomic scaffold, DkikHiC1v2 scaffold_134, whole genome shotgun sequence. Protein-coding genes within it:
- the LOC121501890 gene encoding uncharacterized protein, whose amino-acid sequence is MAQAEGDKALRKFTTITDRVSQFEARINTNADTNPSIHTSRVRLEQIRALWDKVEKEYETCSEVVASQTCKDKITAMQSKYDDCYTVYERCAASLNEIIADSHAQQSVQSSNLTPSQGGCRLPPVECEVFNGDYVQWPTFRDLFSAIYIRNPRLSEVEKLFHLNAKTSGEAKCIVALSPLTNDGFESAWINLQNRFENKRMLVNSLLKILFNLPSVAQECGKSLKHLESTIQGCLTALQLARVETTNWNCLLVFLCSSKLPKLTLALWEQSLLSKSEIPLWAEFQAFLKDRHRTLEAIEEFKPNASVQSRALRADNSSRSIQTFENRVTVNPQSCKLCAQENHPIRGCPLFLRMSVADREKHVKQQKLCLNCFVAVNTQGVLLSTALIEVCHLGIKYSARALIDSGSEATFISERLFNLIKLPYESIQAQVSGVNLSVAAQPRKRCQLNIGSPVKPHIQIETCAYVLPQLAGNLPSYTIPEDSLKGLPPLQLADPDFYRSSPIDVLIGADILPSIILRGSHSNICGTLLGQETIFGWTLCGPIATSPISRICSFSARLAVTESKPDSILTKFGEVEDVPVKLVKESTSVCEENFIRSTKRSEDGRCVVSLPFKEPDNIKLGHSRPIALAQYLRNEMRLSKILPVKKQCDSVSQKYSDLGHLHQVSPNDSSSFHHAVFKPDSTTTKVRVVFNASNPSSNGNSLDDILHAGPGGHHQDVPANSGSHLRRKLCAFLAIKVLQQLAQDIRGQYPLASDIISNSTYIDDVLAGAHTQQSAITAYSKREVVSQIAKLFDPGWDQPLPTDLVTQWQEFVKGYPILREIRSPTWVRFHPAAKLQYQDASVYNGSNDPPKSSSLIREQYIQMSSLQESPRSEGRPTVSPTAGCEAAPRGTNKPVLREQSGKEAHHTLLHLHTGQPRSSRPRQRRNPPSDSRPQRQPQQRQQAPVSGTRRPATPMDMSPSRSRSCTPILARTRVSILSGRCSLS